One Helianthus annuus cultivar XRQ/B chromosome 7, HanXRQr2.0-SUNRISE, whole genome shotgun sequence genomic region harbors:
- the LOC110868469 gene encoding casein kinase 1-like protein HD16 encodes MPELRSGLRRARASPVVLDKTRTNPPPPEPLLATCVKTRAAAAREAAATVVEVKRQKNKKKRGENEGLGLGLGLGLAPAPEPAPVIVVVKSEEEEEEEEAMADGSGGLSANKVTGQEEEGNTAPFPDRVQVGGSPLYKVERKLGKGGFGQVFVGRRVSGGTERISGPGATEVALKFEHRNSKGCSYGPPYEWQVYNTLGGSHGVPKVHYKGKQGEYYVMVMDMLGPSLWDVWNSSGQSMSSEMVSCIAVEALSILDKMHARGYVHGDVKPENFLLGQPSTSQEKKLFLVDLGLATKWRESGNGQHVDYDQRPDMFRGTVRYASVHAHLGRTASRRDDLESLAYTLIFLHRGRLPWQGYQGDNKSFLVCKKKMSTSPEVLCCFCPAPVRQFLEIVVNMKFDEEPNYSKLISLFEGLIGPNPAIRPINTDGAQKIIFQVGQKRGRLNLDDDDEGQPTKKIRIGVPATQWISIYNARLPMKQRYHYNVADARLSQHVERGNADGLLISSVASCSNLWALIMDAGTGFTSQVYELSPFFLHKEWIMEQWEKNYYISSIAGANNGSSLVVMSKGTPYSQQSYKVSDSFPFKWINKKWREGFHVTSMATAGNRWGIVMSRNAGFSDQVVELDFLYPSEGIHRRWDNGYRITSTAATWDQTALILSVPRRKPGDETQETLRTSQFPSTHVKEKWAKNLYLACVCYGRTVS; translated from the exons ATGCCGGAGCTGCGCAGTGGTCTCCGCCGTGCACGCGCCTCTCCAGTAGTCCTCGACAAAACCAGAACAAACCCACCACCGCCAGAACCTTTGCTAGCTACTTGCGTCAAGACGCGAGCTGCGGCGGCGCGTGAGGCTGCAGCTACGGTCGTTGAGGTGAAACGACAGAAGAATAAGAAGAAAAGGGGGGAAAACGAGGGTTTAGGTTTAGGTTTAGGGTTAGGTTTAGCTCCGGCACCGGAACCAGCTCCGGTGATTGTTGTTGTGAagtcagaggaagaggaagaagaagaagaagcgaTGGCGGATGGTAGTGGTGGTTTGAGTGCTAATAAGGTTACTGGTCAGGAAGAAGAGGGGAATACTGCACCTTTTCCTGATAGG GTTCAAGTAGGCGGATCGCCACTATATAAGGTTGAGCGGAAGTTAGGCAAAGGTGGGTTCGGTCAGGTATTTGTAGGTCGTCGTGTTTCCGGTGGAACCGAACGAATATCCGGTCCCGGTGCCACAGAGGTAGCTCTTAAATTTGAGCACAGAAATAGCAAAGGCTGCAGTTATGGTCCTCCGTACGAGTGGCAAGTTTACAA CACTCTAGGTGGCAGTCACGGTGTGCCTAAAGTACATTATAAAGGAAAACAAGGAGAGTACTATGTAATG GTCATGGACATGCTTGGACCTAGTTTATGGGATGTATGGAATTCTTCAGGGCAATC GATGTCATCTGAAATGGTATCGTGTATAGCTGTGGAGGCTTTGTCAATTTTGGACAAGATGCATGCAAGAGG TTACGTCCACGGTGATGTAAAGCCAGAGAACTTTTTACTCGGCCAACCGTCAACATCTCAAGAAAAGAAATTATTTCTTGTCGACTTGGGGCTCG CAACAAAGTGGCGAGAGAGTGGTAATGGTCAACATGTTGACTATGATCAACGGCCAGACATGTTCAG AGGGACCGTTAGATATGCTAGTGTGCATGCACATCTCGGAAGGACCGCTAGTAGAAGAGACGATCTTGAATCTCTTGCGTATACACTTATTTTCCTTCACCGTGGTAGGCTGCCATGGCAAGGGTATCAG GGTGACAATAAATCATTTCTAGTATGTAAGAAGAAAATGAGCACATCTCCCGAAGTGTTGTGTTGTTTTTGCCCTGCACCCGTAAGGCAATTTTTGGAGATAGTTGTGAATATGAAGTTTGACGAAGAGCCAAACTATTCAAAGCTCATTTCTTTGTTCGAGGGGCTAATTGGTCCTAATCCTGCCATTAGGCCTATTAACACCGATGGTGCTCAAAAG ATTATATTTCAAGTTGGTCAAAAACGGGGAAGATTGAATCTTGATGACGACGACGAAGGACAACCTACAAAGAAAATCCGGATAGGAGTTCCCGCAACACAGTGGATTTCGATTTATAACGCCAGGCTACCAATGAAACAGAG GTATCATTACAATGTTGCGGATGCACGATTAAGCCAGCATGTTGAGAGAGGAAATGCGGATGGTTTACTTATAAGCTCCGTGGCATCTTGTTCCAACTTATGGGCCCTGATAATGGATGCCGGGACCGGTTTTACTAGCCAAGTTTACGAGCTGTCACCTTTCTTCTTACACAAG GAATGGATTATGGAACAATGGGAGAAGAACTACTATATCAGTTCCATTGCCGGTGCTAATAACGGAAGCTCTCTTGTGGTGATGTCAAAAG GGACCCCGTATTCTCAACAATCTTACAAAGTTAGCGACTCGTTCCCGTTCAAATGGATAAACAAAAAATGGAGGGAAGGGTTTCACGTGACCTCCATGGCAACCGCGGGTAACCGTTGGGGTATCGTAATGTCTCGCAATGCTGGCTTTAGCGACCAG GTGGTGGAGCTTGATTTTCTTTATCCAAGTGAGGGCATACATAGGCGGTGGGATAACGGTTACCGTATTACATCAACTGCCGCCACGTGGGACCAAACCGCACTTATTTTGAGTGTGCCCCGCCGCAAGCCCGGTGATGAAACACAAGAAACTTTGCGCACATCACAGTTTCCAAGCACACACGTTAAG GAGAAGTGGGCGAAGAACTTGTATCTTGCGTGCGTGTGCTATGGAAGAACCGTGTCATGA
- the LOC110868470 gene encoding E3 ubiquitin-protein ligase SINAT2: MAPGGNVYEDVTESCTDYGVKSSLRSCGSASGRLGMTSNSGVHELLKCPVCVTVMYPPIHQCPNGHTICVVCKTKVQNVCPMCREELGNIRCLALEKVAESIELPCKYSCYGCQDILPYHSRIRHEKNCKHRGYNCPYAGVECPVTGNIPFIVAHLKADHNVDMHDGCSFNHRYVKPNPHEIENATWMLTVFNCFGYQFCLHFEAFHLGTTPVYMAFLRFMGDENDANKFSYSLEVGGNGRKMKWQGIPRSIRDSHKTVRDSLDGLIITRNVALFFSGGDGQELKLKVSGRIWKEQC; encoded by the exons ATGGCTCCGGGAGGTAACGTTTACGAGGATGTAACCGAATCATGCACTGATTACGGTGTCAAAAGCAGCCTCAGATCGTGCGGTTCTGCCAGTGGTAGGCTCGGAATGACGTCAAACAGCGGTGTGCATGAGCTGCTTAAGTGTCCGGTGTGCGTAACCGTAATGTACCCACCCATTCATCAG TGTCCAAACGGTCACACGATCTGTGTCGTTTGTAAAACGAAAGTGCAAAATGTTTGCCCGATGTGTCGTGAAGAGCTCGGAAATATACGGTGTTTAGCTTTGGAGAAAGTTGCGGAGTCGATTGAGCTGCCTTGCAAGTACAGTTGTTACGGGTGCCAAGATATTTTACCGTATCATAGCAGAATCAGGCATGAGAAGAACTGCAAGCACCGGGGGTATAATTGTCCTTACGCAGGTGTGGAATGTCCCGTCACCGGTAATATACCGTTCATTGTGGCGCATCTCAAAGCCGATCACAATGTTGATATGCACGATGGATGTAGTTTCAATCACCGTTATGTGAAGCCGAATCCTCATGAAATTGAGAATGCTACTTGGATGTTAACC GTTTTCAACTGCTTTGGGTACCAATTTTGCTTGCATTTCGAAGCGTTTCATCTGGGAACAACGCCAGTCTACATGGCGTTTTTGCGTTTCATGGGGGATGAAAACGACGCGAATAAATTCAGCTACAGCCTCGAGGTTGGAGGAAATGGAAGGAAAATGAAATGGCAAGGAATCCCGAGAAGCATTCGCGACAGTCACAAAACGGTTCGTGACAGTCTTGACGGGCTGATTATAACGAGGAATGTAGCGTTGTTCTTTTCTGGTGGAGATGGCCAGGAGTTGAAGCTCAAAGTGTCGGGCCGGATATGGAAAGAACAGTGTTAA